The nucleotide window CGCGGTGAGCGGGCGGCTGTTGTCCAGCGTGGCCATGGCGATCTTGAAGCCCTCGCCCTCCTCGCCGATGCGGTTGGCCACCGGGACACGCACCTCGTCGAACGTGACGGTGGTGGTGTTGCTGGCGCGCTGGCCCATCTTGTTCTCGTGCTTGCCGGTGGTCAGGCCCTGCGGACGGCCCTCCACGACGAAGCAGGTGATGCCCTTGTGCTTCTTGCCCTTGTCCAGCGTGGCGAACACGGTGAACTGATCCGCGTAGCCGGCGTTGGTGATGAAGCACTTGCTGCCGTTGAGGACGTACTCGTCACCCTCGCGGCGCGCGGTGGTGCCCATGGCCGCCACGTCCGAACCCGCGGCGGGCTCCGTGAGACAGAAGCAGCTGAGCTTGAGCTTCTCCCCAAAGGGGGCCAGCAGGCGCTTCTTCTGGTCGTCCGTGCCGTGGAGGATGATGGGCAGGTTGGCCAGGTCGTTGGCGATGAGGGACGTGGCCACGCCCGCGCAGCCCCACGCCAGCTCCTCGCACACGATGACCTGCTCCAGGTGCGTCAGGCCCACGCCGTTGTACTCGGACGGGATGGCCATGTTGAGCAGACCCAGCTCGAAGGCCGCGGAGATGAGGTCCTTGGGGAAGTCGGAGGTCTCGTCGTAGTGCGGGGCCTTGGGGCGCACCACGTCACGGGCGTACTTGCGCGCGGCGTCCTGCAAGGCGCGCTGGGACTCGCTGAGCTGGAAATCCATGGGGCGTGCTCCGGGAGGGTTGATTCAAATATCAATCCGCTCCTCCTGCCATACCGCTCCCGCCGTCCAGGCGCCAGCCCCCGCGAGGGTCCCCCCGTCGTTCCAGGGACACCGGAACGGCGAGGGGGAGGCTCGGAAGCCCGGGTGGCTACTTCCCGGCGGGCTTGCCCTGCTTGGGGACCTTCTCCCAGTCCGCGAGGAACTTCTGGATGCCCGCGTCGGTGAGGGGGTGGTTCGCCAGCTGGGTGATGACGTTGTAGGGCAGCGTGGCCACGTCCGCGCCCAGGCGCGCGGCCTGGAGGACGTGGACGGGGTTGCGCACGCTGGCCACCAGCACCTGCGTGGTGAAGTCGTAGTTCTGGTAGATCTCCAGGATGTGGGCGATGAGCTCCATGCCGTCCTGGGAGATGTCATCCAGCCGGCCCACGAAGGGCGACACGTACGTGGCGCCGGCCTTGGCGCACAGCAGGGCCTGGTTGGCGGAGAAGCAGAGGGTGACGTTGGTGCGGATGCCGTCGGCGGTGAGCGCCTTGACGGCCTTCATGCCCTCCACGCCCATGGGAATCTTCACCACGACGTTGTCGTGGATCTTCGCCAGGCCCTGGCCTTCCTTGATGAGCTCCGGGGCCGTCAGCGACACGCACTCGGCGCTGATGGGACCGTCCACGATGGAGCAGATCTCCCGGATGGTCTCTTCCAGGTTGCGGCCGACCTTGGCCAGCAGTGACGGGTTGGTGGTGACGCCGTCCACGCAGCCCATTTCGTGGGCCTTGCGGATTTCGCCGACGTCCGCGCTGTCGATGAAGAACTTCATGCCGTCCCCTCGGTTTCCGGTGGTGAAGAAGGTTTCCCCGGCCACGGGCGGCCGGGCGGGCAGGCCGTAGCCCAGGCCCCCCCATGCGTCAAGGATGGCCGCCCACGGCGTGGCGGAGTAGAGGTAGCGCCCATCCATGGCCCGCGCTCCCCGCTCCACCGCCAAGAAGCCCAAACTGCGTGCCCTCCCCGGCCGCGCGCCGTCCCCTGCGCCCGTCAATCCTCGGGCCCGGGACGCGGATGACGAGGCCGCGCTCACGTACGCGCGCGGCGTGCTGGAGGCGGAGGCCCGCGCGATCCTGGGCGTCACGGACCGGCTGGGGGACGCGTTCCTGCGCGCGCTGAAGCTGGTGCGCGACTGCCCGGGCCAGGTGGTGGTGACGGGCATGGGGAAGGCGGGCCACATCGGCCAGAAGCTGTCCTCCACGCTGGCGTCCACCGGCATCCGCTCCGTGTTCCTCCACCCCGCGGAGGCCGTGCACGGAGACCTGGGCCGCGTGGGCGCGGGCGACGTCATCCTCGCGCTGTCCAACAGCGGCAGCACGGAGGAACTGCTGCGCCTGTTGCCCCTCTTCAAGCGCATGGGCACGCCGGTGGTGGCGCTCACCGGGGACGCGGACAGCCCGCTCGCGAAGGGCGCGGAGGTGGTGCTGGACATCGGCCGGATTGAAGAAGCCTGCCCCATGGGGCTGGTGCCCACCGCGTCCACGGCCGCGCTGCACGCCGTGGGCGACGCGCTGGCGATGACGCTGTTGCGCTCGCGCCCCTTCGGGCGGGACGACTACGCGCTGCTGCACCCGGGCGGAAAGCTGGGGCGCTCCGTGCTGCGCGTCTTCGAGCTGATGCGCACGGGCCCCGCGAACCCGCTGGTGCTGGACACCGCGCGGCTGTCCCAGGCGGTGGTGGTGATGACCAACACGCCGGGCCGGCCGGGCGCCGCGTGCGTGGTGGACCGCGACGGGAAGCTGGAGGGCATCTTCACGGACGGAGACCTGCGCCGGCTGGTGGAGCGGGGCCACACGGACTTCGAGGTGCCGGTGCGGCAGGTGATGGGCAAGCGCCCGCGCTGCATCACCCCGGACACGCTGGTGCTCACCGCCGCCACGCAGATGCGCGAGCTGAGGGTGGACCAGCTGCCCGTGGTGGACGTCGAGGGCCGCGCGGTGGGCCTGCTCGACGTCCAGGATCTGCTGGCGGCGAAGTTCGTCTAGCTACTGCGACAGCTTCGCCTGCAGCGCGGCCTTGTTGGGGTAGTTGGGCACGTCCTGGGCCAGCTTCTCCCAGAGGGCCTTGGCGCCCTTCGCGTCGCCCTTGGCGAGCAGCGTGTCGCCCAGCTTCTCCACCGCGCCCGCGTCGGACTCCAGCGCCACGCTCCACACGCGCGCGCCCATGGGACGGCCCAGGCCCACCAGCGCCCAGGCCATGCCCGCCTTGGCGCGGCCGTTCTCCGGCTGGAAGGGCACCACGCGGGTGTAGTTGGCCAGGGCCTCCTGGTAGCGGCCGCGCGCCAGGTGCTCCTCGCCTTCATCCACCAGCTTGGTGAGGCCCGCCTCCAGCTCCGGCGTGCGCTCGGTGTTCTTCACCGCGTCCACCATCTCCGGCGACAGCGGGCGCGGCGCGTCCGACGGCATCGCGGCGGCCTGCGCGGTGGACTGGGACAGGCGCACCTTGCGGTCCGCGGCGCGCGACGCGAGCCACTTCTTCCGGCCGCCGGCCTTCACCGTCTCCTCGATGCGCACGCTCAGCTCGCGGGCCATGGCCGCGCGCTGGGATTCCGGGTGCGACGTCACCAGCGCGTCGAAGCCCTCGCGCGCGGACTTGAGCGCCTGGAGGTCCTCGCCCTTCGTCTCGAAGAGCAGCGACGAGTGGGCATAGAGCGCTTCTTCGTGGCGGGGCGCCACCTCCAGCACCCGCGCGTACGCCTTCAGCGCGTTGGCGCTGTCACCGCTCAGGTACAGCGCGTTGCCGCGCAGCACGTCCACGTCCAGCGCGGGCACCAGCGCGGCCAGGGCGCACGCGGCGGCGCCGGCGGCGTCCCCGGACTTCGCGCGGGCCTGCGCCACGGCCGCCATGGAGTCCAGCGCCTGGCCCGGCGTGAAGCCGCAGTTGGCGGCCTCCGGGGTGGGGATGGCGGCATTGCCCAGCTTCTTGCGGGACGCGAGGAACAGCGCGCGCGCGCCGTCCGCCTTGGCCTGCGCCTGGCCCAGGTAGGACAGCGCCTCCGCGTTGCGGCCGTTCATGTAGTAGAGCTTGCCCAGCGACGAGGCGATCTCGAAGGTCTTCTCCCGCTCGCGCAGGCCTTCGGACGAGTCGAGCTGCTTCATCAGCTCCTCGGCGGAGGGCGGCAGCTTGTTCGTGTCCACCGTGGGGTGGCCCGACGGCAGCGGCGTGCCCGGCGCCACGGGGGAGCCCGCGGGCATCGTGGGGTGGCCGGCGGGCAATGCGCCGTTGGGGGCGGCGCCCATGCCGGTAGGCGACGCCTGGGTGCCGGGCGGAATCGTGGGGTGGCCGGGAGGCAGGGAGGTGGGCTCGGCCGCGAGCAGCGCGGTCGTGGCCAGGACGAGGGACAGGCTCATAGTTCGTGGACGGGGAAACGGGCGCCCATGTCGGGCCAGAAGAGGGCCTCGCGCTTGCGGACGTCCTGGGGGGCGAGCTTCGCGAGCAGTTCCTGCACCGTCACGCCCAGCACCGGGTGGCGGGCGTCGGGGGCCAGCTCCGCCAGGGGCTCCAGCGCGAAGCGGCGCTTGTGCAGTTCAAGGTGGGGCACCTGGAGGTTCGCGTCCGCGACGACGGAGTGGTCCTCTTCGTCCCACAGGAGGATGTCCAGGTCGATGGTGCGCGGGCCCCAGCGCTGCATCCGGCGGCGGCCCAGGTCCTGCTCAATCCGCTGGAGGATGCACAGCAGGCGCTGCGGCGTCAGGTCGCACTCCAGCGCCACCACGGCGTTGAGGAAGCGCGGCTGCGCGGGCCCCACCGGGGCCGAGTCATAGAGGGAGGAACAGCCCAGCACCGACACCGCGTCGATGCACGACATCGCGGCAAGGGCGGCCACGAGGTGGGACTCGCGGTCGCCCTCGTTGGAACCCAGTCCTACATAGACGGTAGCGCTCAAGGCTCCATCTCAACCGGGTTCACCAGGGTTCCGATTCCCTCCAGCTCCACCTCCACCGTGTCCCCGGCCTTGAGCGCGCCCACGCCGGACGGAGTGCCCGTGCTCACCAGGTCGCCGGGCAGCAGCGTCATGATGTGGGAGATGAAGGAGACCAGGCGGGCGGGGCTGAACACCATGTCGGACGTGCGGCCATCCTGGCGCACCTGTCCGTTCACCCGGCACACCACCCGCAGGTCCGCGGGGGACAGGCCCGTCACGGCCCAGGGGCCCGCGCAGGCGAAGGTGTCGTAGCCCTTGGCGCGGGTGTGCTGGATTTCCTTGCGCTGGATGTCGCGCGCGGTGACGTCGTTGAAGCAGGTGAGGCCCCAGATGGCGCGCGCGGCGGTGGCCTCGTCGGCGTTCTTCAGGCGCTCACTGATGACGAGCGCCAGCTCCGCTTCGTAGTGCACTTCCTGGCTCGCCTTGGGGAGGCGGATGGGCGCACCCGGGCCGTTGAGCGCGGTGGAGGGCTTGGTGAAGATGAGCGGCTCCGTGGGGATGGGCTTGCCCATCTCCTCCGCGTGCTTGCGGTAGTTCTGGCCGATGCAGACGACCTTCGACGCGTCCGACGGCGTGAGCAGCGTGAGGCCCTTGAGCGAACGGCGCAGGCCGGTCTCCTTGCCGCCGGCCCACGGCGCGGCGGTGAGCACCACCACCTCGTTGCCGTCGACGCGGCCGTAGCTGGCACGGCCCTCGACCTGGAAGCGGCAGTAACGGGCGGTCATGTCTTCCCCTGGAGGCCGAGCACGTCGGCCATGTCATAGAGTCCCGGAGCGCGGCCCGCCACCCAGCGCGCGGCCCTCAGCGCCCCTTGCGCGAACTGATCACGGTTCGTCGCGCGGTGGGTGAGCTCGATGCGCTCGCCCTCGCCGAAAAAGTAGACCGTGTGCTCGCCCACGACGTCCCCGCCGCGCAGCGCCTGCACGCCAATCTCACCCGGCGGGCGGGCGCCCGTCTGCCCCTCGCGCGCGAAGGTGAGGTCGTCCTTCGTGCGGCCCAGCGCGTCCATCAGCACCTCCGCCAGCTTGAGCGCGGTGCCGCTGGGCGCGTCCTTCTTCATGCGGTGGTGCGCCTCCAGCACCTCCACGTCGAACGACGGGCCCAGCACGCGCGCCAGCTCCGCCGCCATGCGGATGACCAGGTTCACGCCCACGGACATGTTGGGCGCCGCGACAATGGGAATCCGCTTCGCGTGCGCTTCCAGCTGCGCGCGCCCTTCCGGCGTGAAGCCCGTGGTGCCCACCACCAGCGCCACGCCGCGCTCGGCGCAGATGCGCGCGTGCTGCAGCGTGGCCTCCGGGCCGGTGAAGTCCACGACGACGTCCGCCTTCGCGCCGTCCAGCGCGCGGCCCAGGTCGTCGTGCGCAATCACGTCCAGCGGCGCGCCCAGCCGGGCCACGAGCCCCGCGTCCTGACCGGAGAGGGGGCTGCCCGGGCGCACCGTGGCGCCCACCACCGGAAGGTCGCTGGCGGCCTTCGCCAGGCGCACCAGCGTGCTGCCCATGCGGCCGGAGATGCCGGTGATGACGGTGCGGGTCATGGCGCGCTTTCCCTTCAAGCCTTCAGCAGGCCCAGCCCGGACAGCTCGGCCTTCAACTTCGCGGCGTTCGCCTCGCCCATGGGCACGAGCGGCAGCCGGACTTCCGGGCCGAACATGCCCATCAGGTGCAGCGCCCACTTCACCGGGATGGGGTTGGACTCCACGAAGAGCAGCCGGTGCAGTGCGTTCATCCGCACCTGGAGGCCGCGCGCCTTCGCGATGTCGTTGCTCCGCGCCGCCGCCACCAGGTCCGCCATCATGCGGGGCGCGACGTTGGAGGACACGGAGATGACGCCCTTGCCGCCGCACGCGATGAAGGGCAGCACCGTGAAGTCGTCGCCGGACAGGAAGGTCATCCGGTCGCCGCACTTCTCCACCAGGTCCACCGCGCGGATGAGGTTGCCCGTGGCCTCCTTCAGCGCCACGACCTCCGGGATGTCACACAGCTGGAGCACCGTCTCCGGCAGCAGGTCCACGCCCGTGCGGCCCGGCACGTTGTAGGCGATGAGCGGGAAGCCCGGGTGCGCCTTCGCGATGGCGCGGTAGTGCTCCACCAGGCCCGCCTGCGTGGGCTTGTTGTAGTAGGGCGTGACGATGAGCGCGCCGTCGGCGCCCACCTCGCGCGCGCGGCGCACGGAATCAATGGTTTCACGCGTGCTGTTGCTGCCCGCGCCCGCCACCACCGGCACGCGGCCCTTCACCTCGTCCACGACGACGGCGATGGCGCGCGCGCGCTCGTCCGCGTCCATCGTCACGGCTTCGCCGGTGGTGCCCATGGGCAGCAGCACGTTCGTGCCGCCGTCCAGTTGGAAGCGCACCAGGGCCCGGAAGGCCCCCTCGTCCAGCGCGCCGTCGAGGAACGGAGTCGCCAGCGCCGTCATGGAGCCTTCGAAGGTCTTCATTCCGGCGCTTATACGTTCAGGCCCGCTCACCGCGCCAGAGGTCCTCGACGCGCTCGCGCTCCCGTACGACACGCCAGGCCGCTCCGTCCACCAGCACCTCCGCCGGCCGGGGCCGCGAGTTGTAGGTGGAAGCCATGCTCATCCCGTAAGCCCCGGCGCTCATGAAGGCGTACAGGTCGTCCTGGCGGGGCAGCACCAGGGGGCGCGCCCGCGCGAGCACGTCCGTGGACTCACACACCGGCCCCACGACGTCCACCTCCACGTCCCGGCCGCGGCGCTTCACCACCGGCTGCAGGTCGTGGTGCGCTTCGTAGAGGGCCGGGCGCATCAGGTCGTTCATGCCCGCGTCGACGACGACGAAGGTCCGCGCCTCCGTGGGCTTGCGGTACAGCACGCGCGTGAGCAGCACGCCCGCGTTGCCCACGAGCGCCCGCCCCGGCTCCAGGAGCAGCGTGGCCCCGGTGGCCTCCGTCGCGTTCAGCACC belongs to Corallococcus exiguus and includes:
- the dapA gene encoding 4-hydroxy-tetrahydrodipicolinate synthase yields the protein MKTFEGSMTALATPFLDGALDEGAFRALVRFQLDGGTNVLLPMGTTGEAVTMDADERARAIAVVVDEVKGRVPVVAGAGSNSTRETIDSVRRAREVGADGALIVTPYYNKPTQAGLVEHYRAIAKAHPGFPLIAYNVPGRTGVDLLPETVLQLCDIPEVVALKEATGNLIRAVDLVEKCGDRMTFLSGDDFTVLPFIACGGKGVISVSSNVAPRMMADLVAAARSNDIAKARGLQVRMNALHRLLFVESNPIPVKWALHLMGMFGPEVRLPLVPMGEANAAKLKAELSGLGLLKA
- a CDS encoding fumarylacetoacetate hydrolase family protein, whose amino-acid sequence is MTARYCRFQVEGRASYGRVDGNEVVVLTAAPWAGGKETGLRRSLKGLTLLTPSDASKVVCIGQNYRKHAEEMGKPIPTEPLIFTKPSTALNGPGAPIRLPKASQEVHYEAELALVISERLKNADEATAARAIWGLTCFNDVTARDIQRKEIQHTRAKGYDTFACAGPWAVTGLSPADLRVVCRVNGQVRQDGRTSDMVFSPARLVSFISHIMTLLPGDLVSTGTPSGVGALKAGDTVEVELEGIGTLVNPVEMEP
- a CDS encoding tetratricopeptide repeat protein, yielding MSLSLVLATTALLAAEPTSLPPGHPTIPPGTQASPTGMGAAPNGALPAGHPTMPAGSPVAPGTPLPSGHPTVDTNKLPPSAEELMKQLDSSEGLREREKTFEIASSLGKLYYMNGRNAEALSYLGQAQAKADGARALFLASRKKLGNAAIPTPEAANCGFTPGQALDSMAAVAQARAKSGDAAGAAACALAALVPALDVDVLRGNALYLSGDSANALKAYARVLEVAPRHEEALYAHSSLLFETKGEDLQALKSAREGFDALVTSHPESQRAAMARELSVRIEETVKAGGRKKWLASRAADRKVRLSQSTAQAAAMPSDAPRPLSPEMVDAVKNTERTPELEAGLTKLVDEGEEHLARGRYQEALANYTRVVPFQPENGRAKAGMAWALVGLGRPMGARVWSVALESDAGAVEKLGDTLLAKGDAKGAKALWEKLAQDVPNYPNKAALQAKLSQ
- the dapB gene encoding 4-hydroxy-tetrahydrodipicolinate reductase, with amino-acid sequence MTRTVITGISGRMGSTLVRLAKAASDLPVVGATVRPGSPLSGQDAGLVARLGAPLDVIAHDDLGRALDGAKADVVVDFTGPEATLQHARICAERGVALVVGTTGFTPEGRAQLEAHAKRIPIVAAPNMSVGVNLVIRMAAELARVLGPSFDVEVLEAHHRMKKDAPSGTALKLAEVLMDALGRTKDDLTFAREGQTGARPPGEIGVQALRGGDVVGEHTVYFFGEGERIELTHRATNRDQFAQGALRAARWVAGRAPGLYDMADVLGLQGKT
- a CDS encoding KpsF/GutQ family sugar-phosphate isomerase, which codes for MARAPRSTAKKPKLRALPGRAPSPAPVNPRARDADDEAALTYARGVLEAEARAILGVTDRLGDAFLRALKLVRDCPGQVVVTGMGKAGHIGQKLSSTLASTGIRSVFLHPAEAVHGDLGRVGAGDVILALSNSGSTEELLRLLPLFKRMGTPVVALTGDADSPLAKGAEVVLDIGRIEEACPMGLVPTASTAALHAVGDALAMTLLRSRPFGRDDYALLHPGGKLGRSVLRVFELMRTGPANPLVLDTARLSQAVVVMTNTPGRPGAACVVDRDGKLEGIFTDGDLRRLVERGHTDFEVPVRQVMGKRPRCITPDTLVLTAATQMRELRVDQLPVVDVEGRAVGLLDVQDLLAAKFV
- the fsa gene encoding fructose-6-phosphate aldolase, which produces MKFFIDSADVGEIRKAHEMGCVDGVTTNPSLLAKVGRNLEETIREICSIVDGPISAECVSLTAPELIKEGQGLAKIHDNVVVKIPMGVEGMKAVKALTADGIRTNVTLCFSANQALLCAKAGATYVSPFVGRLDDISQDGMELIAHILEIYQNYDFTTQVLVASVRNPVHVLQAARLGADVATLPYNVITQLANHPLTDAGIQKFLADWEKVPKQGKPAGK
- the folK gene encoding 2-amino-4-hydroxy-6-hydroxymethyldihydropteridine diphosphokinase; protein product: MSATVYVGLGSNEGDRESHLVAALAAMSCIDAVSVLGCSSLYDSAPVGPAQPRFLNAVVALECDLTPQRLLCILQRIEQDLGRRRMQRWGPRTIDLDILLWDEEDHSVVADANLQVPHLELHKRRFALEPLAELAPDARHPVLGVTVQELLAKLAPQDVRKREALFWPDMGARFPVHEL
- a CDS encoding acyl-CoA dehydrogenase family protein, with the translated sequence MDFQLSESQRALQDAARKYARDVVRPKAPHYDETSDFPKDLISAAFELGLLNMAIPSEYNGVGLTHLEQVIVCEELAWGCAGVATSLIANDLANLPIILHGTDDQKKRLLAPFGEKLKLSCFCLTEPAAGSDVAAMGTTARREGDEYVLNGSKCFITNAGYADQFTVFATLDKGKKHKGITCFVVEGRPQGLTTGKHENKMGQRASNTTTVTFDEVRVPVANRIGEEGEGFKIAMATLDNSRPLTASISIGIARAALEHSLEYSAQRQTMGKPIREHQAVQFMLAEMAMNTHAARLLTYESAQVLDEGQRNTLQSSYAKCFAADMAMKVATDAVQVFGGYGYMKEYPVEKLMRDAKLIQVYEGTSQVQRLVIAKELFR